From the Amblyraja radiata isolate CabotCenter1 chromosome 26, sAmbRad1.1.pri, whole genome shotgun sequence genome, one window contains:
- the tsen54 gene encoding tRNA-splicing endonuclease subunit Sen54 isoform X2 has protein sequence MGHVEQGKQLLYPEEALYLLECGSILLYYRDQPLSIQESYEVLLTSRTIPLHHYQVYSHLKRLGYIVIRFDPRTICNPYERKLHMDPYCSTREKRNRKRKRSNIHEDSRSKKSQPDQTEEPEPEPGQSSKEAQEQCEPEQQDATCKDPEMDISNPAPASPESKMEELQDINVKSFDVSGQQAELNQAGLPRKASFEPFAPSSWGPCKSVTSAGKPRWDFGKIIFPNVAHDCPQTIMTEPDQSLLPPNVVGRASDETIWQQKINLKCEKLSQREKERMMRESRHKTDINKDKRVRQCANWKEYKELLRWKSARKKMLPAHLWKDKVEPLVKPGQVSSPGEIQQRICTMESAHILDKTPWLQEASQSFRISFDLYQADAVAKFRKTHPGKPFSRMCICSFDGPVPDLRTMKKLAFQSGEVPVVFAVVDNGDISFYTFKQFKLPIDPYH, from the exons ATGGGACATGTGGAACAAGGCAAACAACTGCTATATCCAGAGGAAGCACTCTATCTTCTTGAGTGT GGGTCCATACTGCTATATTACAGAGATCAGCCACTGTCCATTCAAGAATCGTATGAAGTTTTACTGACTTCGAGAACTATTCCATTGCATCATTATCAG GTTTACAGCCATCTGAAAAGATTGGGTTATATTGTCATACGGTTTGATCCCAG AACGATTTGTAATCCTTATGAGCGAAAACTACACATGGATCCTTATTGCAGTACCAGGGAAAAACGTAATCGCAAGAGGAAGCGAAGCAACATCCACGAAGATTCAAG ATCGAAGAAAAGCCAACCTGACCAAACTGAagagccagagccagagccagGACAAAGTAGTAAGGAGGCACAGGAGCAGTGTGAACCTGAGCAGCAGGATGCCACTTGCAAAGACCCAGAAATGGATATCAGTAATCCAGCTCCTGCATCCCCAGAAAGTAAAATGGAGGAATTACAAGACATCAATGTTAAATCTTTCGATGTGAGTGGGCAACAGGCTGAGCTGAATCAAGCAGGTTTGCCTCGGAAAGCGTCCTTCGAACCTTTTGCACCTTCCTCGTGGGGTCCATGCAAGAGTGTTACATCTGCTGGGAAGCCCAGGTGGGACTTTGGGAAGATAATATTCCCCAATGTCGCGCATGACTGTCCACAGACCATTATGACGGAACCTGACCAATCCCTATTACCGCCGAACGTCGTTGGCCGAGCTTCTGatgaaacaatttggcagcagaaAATAAACCTGAAGTGTGAAAAGTTAtcgcagagagagaaagagagaatgatGAGAGAAAGCAGGCACAAAACTGACATTAATAAGGACAAGCGGGTCAGACAGTGTGCCAACTGGAAGGAATATAAGGAGCTGCTCAGGTGGAAAAGTGCCCGAAAGAAAATGTTGCCTGCCCACCTGTGGAAAGATAAAGTGGAACCACTTGTAAAACCAGGCCAAGTCAGTTCACCAG GGGAAATTCAGCAACGCATTTGCACCATGGAATCTGCACACATCTTAGATAAGACACCCTG GTTGCAGGAAGCCTCTCAAAGCTTCAGGATTTCATTTGACCTGTACCAAGCTGATGCTGTGGCAAAATTCCGAAAAACGCATCCCGGGAAACCCTTTTCAAGAATGTGTATCTGCAG CTTTGATGGGCCAGTGCCAGATTTGCGCACgatgaagaagctagcttttcaaAGCGGTGAAGTTCCTGTCGTGTTTGCCGTGGTGGATAATGGAGATATCTCTTTCTATACCTTCAAGCAATTCAAATTACCCATCGATCCTTATCATTGA